The sequence AGCTGGGCGCTCAGCAGGGGGTGGAGAGGATCCGCCTCATCAACAAGACCGGCCGCATCATCTTTTCCACCGACGACGCGGAAATCGGCACCGTGCTCAGCAAGTACTCCGAGGTTTGCGGCGTGTGCCACGGCGGCCCGCAGCTCTTGCTCACCGCTTCCTCCATGCACCGCAGCCGCCGCTTCTACGCCCCTTCCGGAGAGGAGTTCCTTGGCATCACCAACGCCATCTACAACGAGGAGAGCTGCTACACGGCAAGCTGCCACTTCCACCCCGAAAAGCTCAAGGTACTCGGAGTGCTCGACGTGGTCGTGCCCCTTGACCGGATGCACTCCCTGATCGTCGCCTACCGCGACCGCATGCTGTTCCTCACCCTGCTCCTCATTACACTCACCTCGATCAGCCTCACCTTCTTCACCCAGAAGCTGGTGAACCGACCGGTGCGCGAACTCCTGAAACACACCCACATGCTCTCAAGGGGGGAGCTGGACGGCTCGGTGCCCAGCTTCGCCAACGACGAGCTTGGCGAGCTCGCCGACTCCTTCAACGCGATGACGCTCAACCTGAAGAAGGCGCGTGAGGAGCTCGAGGGGTGGGGACGCGACCTGGAGCAGATGGTGCAGCAGCGCACCCTCGAGGTGACCCGCATGCAGGCGCAGCTGATCCGCTCGGAAAAGCTCGCCTCACTGGGGGAGCTGGTGGCGGGGATCGCGCACGAGATCAACAACCCGCTCACCGGGATCATGGTGTTCTCCTCCCTGATCCAGAGCGCGCCGACCCTCGACCCGGCACTCAAACGCGACATCGAGACGGTCCTGCGGGAGACCAAGCGCTGCGCCGACATCGTCAAGGGGCTTCTCGAGTTCGCCCGCTGCGCCCCGCCCCAGAAGGCCCCCTGTTCCCTGAACGACATCTCCGACGCCGCGCTCGAGCTGGTCCGGCACCAGATCCTGTTCCAGGACGTCACCATCGTACGGCAATACGCCGGGAGGCTCCCCGCGCTGCACCTCGACTCGAACCAGATCGAACAGGTCCTGGTCAACATGTTCGTCAACGCGGGACACGCCATGATGGGGGAAGGGATGCTCATCGTGGTGACCGGGTTCGACCAGAAAACGGAGACCGCCTCCGTGAAGATCACCGACAACGGCTGCGGCATCCCGGAGGCGAACCTGGACAAGATCTTCGACCCCTTCTTCAGCACCAAGTCGAGCAAGGGAACCGGGCTCGGCCTCTCCGTCTCTTACGGCATCGTCCAGGAGCACGGGGGAAGGATCGAAGTGGAGAGCCAGGAGGGGGTTGGGACCACCTTCACCGTACTGCTGCCGCTGCACCCTGCCCCGAGCCCTTCCCTGCCGGCTCCCGATGACGCGGGCGCCGAATACTCCGCCCCGGCCTAAGCCGTATACAAATCCGCTACATCCCCCGCAAAACGCCCCCTTCCGGCCGCAACTGCGCGGAAGAAAACGATTGACAGGGAGAGGCCGTATTGCTAGTTTACGGTCGGG is a genomic window of Geomonas ferrireducens containing:
- a CDS encoding sensor histidine kinase, which gives rise to MRLNLISKLALASGLVLLCTIALFAYLNLRSLKGLLLQEAIAEADRVSETIIRTTHNQMLRDDRPLFYKTIQELGAQQGVERIRLINKTGRIIFSTDDAEIGTVLSKYSEVCGVCHGGPQLLLTASSMHRSRRFYAPSGEEFLGITNAIYNEESCYTASCHFHPEKLKVLGVLDVVVPLDRMHSLIVAYRDRMLFLTLLLITLTSISLTFFTQKLVNRPVRELLKHTHMLSRGELDGSVPSFANDELGELADSFNAMTLNLKKAREELEGWGRDLEQMVQQRTLEVTRMQAQLIRSEKLASLGELVAGIAHEINNPLTGIMVFSSLIQSAPTLDPALKRDIETVLRETKRCADIVKGLLEFARCAPPQKAPCSLNDISDAALELVRHQILFQDVTIVRQYAGRLPALHLDSNQIEQVLVNMFVNAGHAMMGEGMLIVVTGFDQKTETASVKITDNGCGIPEANLDKIFDPFFSTKSSKGTGLGLSVSYGIVQEHGGRIEVESQEGVGTTFTVLLPLHPAPSPSLPAPDDAGAEYSAPA